The window TTTCGCCGTCCTCGAAGTAGACCCGGCTCTGGGTTATCTGCAGGAACTGCGGCGTCTCGCAGTTAGAGCAGGTGATCATATCCGGTCGGTCGGTTCGCCCCACTGTAGTTATCCGGCTTGTAACGGAAGGCCGACTACGTACAACGGCCGTCTTACTGCGATACTCGCGGGCGTGAAACGTGTGGTATTGGGTGGCATGAATTCGATCACGACGGGATCGACTCGAGCATCGGTAAACGGCGTATACCGCCCGACGTAACCGGGACCGCTGTCGCTCGAGCGACGTGGTAAGTGACGGCCAAATCGATTTCAATCTCGGGAATCCACTCGGTATCGACCCCTTTCGAACCGGGTCTCCGTCCCACCGAGCGACACCTCGAGTCGGGAGCGACCGGAACGGCTGCGGTCGCGCCCGTCGAGCACCGGTGTCACGGTAGTCCGGGGACCGCCACGGGGTTACCGACGAGCGGACCCGGTCGGGGGGTTGCCGGTCCAGTTCCGATCGAGGATGTTCGTCGTCGTCGCGGGACCGTGCCGCCGAGTCGTGCGCCCGGATACCAGCCATAGCGTCAGGCTATAGCCCGGTTATTCGGATCCTGTCGACGGTGTGGGGAGACTACGACCGTCCAACCCGATCCATAACAAAGGGTGATCCCCCCATGGTGGCACGTGCGGGGATGGAATGCCCCGCCGGGTACGCGCTCGGCCCGGATACGACGCGCTAACCAGCCGATTGCGTGCGTTCGTGCCCGGATCGCTCGGAAGTGGACTCGCCCCCGCTTCGAGTACGCTCATGTCTCTCATGCCGGGCGGGCTCCCGCCCCCGTCCGGGTTCCTAGAAGTCGGTCACGACCGGAATGCCGACGGTCCCGTAGTCGTCCATCGCCGCGAGCGTCTCCGGGACGTCCTCGAGCGAGAGCCGGTCGCCGACGATCGCGTCGGGCTCGAGGGTCCCTTGCTCGATCAGGTCGAACAATTCCTCGTAGCGGGTCAGCGGCATCCCGAAGGAACCGCGGAAGTCGATCTCCTGCATGGTCATGACGTCGACGGGGAGTTCGATCTCGCCCTCCTCCTCGCCGGTCGTGAGCCCGATCTGGACGTGCCGGCCGCGCGTCCCGAGGCTGGCGATCGAGTTCCGGCAGGTTTCGGCGATCCCCAGGGCGTCGATAGCGACGTCCGCGCCGCCGTCCGCGATCGCCGTGACCTCGCTGGCGGGATTCTCGACCGCCGACGCGTCGACCGTCTCGACGGCACCGAGGTCACGGGCCCGCTCGAGTTTCTCCTCGCGGACGTCGACGGCGATCGGGTGAGCGCCCAGGGCGTCGGCCACGTGGATCGCCGAGAGCCCGACGCCGCCGCAGCCGTGAACCGCGACCCAGTCGCCCGGCCGGAGGTCGGCCCGATCGGCGAGTCCGTGATAGGCGGTCATGAACCGACAGCCCAGCCCCGCCATCTCCGCGAAGCCGACGTCGTCGGGGAGTTTCACGCAGTTGAAGTCGGCTCGCCGAACGGGGAACGCCTCCGCGAACGCGCCGGGCGCGCTCCCGGTAAGCCCGAGCGGGACGACCGCGTCGCAGTTGTTCGCCCGACCCTCACGACAGTGGGGGCAGGTCCCGTCACCCAGGTGGAACGGAACCGTGACCCGGTCGCCCGCCCGCAGCGTCTCGACGTTCTCGCCGACCTCGGCGACGACGCCGGCGGGCTCGTGACCGAGGATCTGTCCTTCCTGGACCGCCGCGCCGATCCAGCTCCAGTCGCCCCGCCAGGCGTGCCAGTCGCTGCGACAGACGCCGCAGGCCTCGGTCTCGACGACGACCTGGTCGGGGCCCGGTTCGGGGTAGTCGACCTCACGGATCGCCAGCGGTTCGCCGTGGTCCTCGAGTACGGCAGCGCGCATGTGAGTCGTGTTCTCTATGCACGTACAAAACCCTAGCACCGCCAACCATTCGGCCCGGTGAGAGTCGACCGCCAGCCGCCCGTACCTTTGTGGGCTCCCCCGTAGAAGGGCCCGTATGGACACGGGGGAGGACCCATTCAAACCGTACGGACTGTACATCTCGCGGCCGGTCCGGGACGCCCTCGAGGACTTCCTCTACGAGAAGGCCGGCGTCGTCGACCTCGAGGGCTACTTCGAGCCGTCCGCGTCGGCGATTCCGGCGGGCGATCCTGGCGCCGATGCGACCCACGACCTCGTCGCTTCGGTCGTTACCGACTTCACGACGCTGTACGACGACGCGGACTTCGCGGCCGCCGAGTCGCTCGCCCACGATGCCTTCGAGTTGACGTATCTCGCGGCCGAACCCGAGACGGTCGCGGCCGCCCGGGAGCGGTTCGAAGCTGCAACGATCATTCGAGAGACGGACCTCCGGACCGTCCACACCGCCGTGCTCGAGGCCCGGCTCTCGGCCGAGTAACGGCGGCGGCTGTACCCGGAACGCCGAGCGAAACGCGACGCGGCGACCCGTGTACGGCCGCGACTGTCGACACGTGTGACAATTCACGACACACGTTTGTCCGACGACCGCGATAGCCCTCGATATGAGCACCGGGAAGCCCGCGACCACGCCAAACTACCGCGACCTCGAGGACGACGAGTTCCGGGAACGGATCGCGGACCTCCGGAGCCGGTACGCGGACTGCGATCTCTGTGCGTACGACTGTCGCGTCGATCGGACGGCGGGCGACGTCGGCACCTGCCAGGTCGACGACACCGCATACGTCTCGACGTACTTCCCCCACTTCGGCGAGGAAGAGCCCCTGAAGGGCCACAACGGGAGCGGGACGATCTTCCTCGCGAACTGCAACATGAAGTGCGTCTTCTGCCAGAACTTCGAAACCAGCCACGAGGCCGAAGGGGACCCTGCGACCGCCGAAGAGATCGCCGAAATGGCGCTGGAACTCGAGGCGCGAGGCTGTCATAACGTCAACTTCGTCTCCCCGACCCACCACTCGCCACACCTCGTCGAGGCGGTCAAGATCGCCCGGGATCGGGGCCTCGAGGTGCCGATCGTCTGGAACTGCGGCGGCTACGAGCGCGTCGAGATCCTCGAACGACTGGAGGGGGTCATCGACATCTACATGCCCGACGTGAAGTGGGGCGACGACGCGGCCGCGGCGAAATACTCGAAGGCACCCGGCTACTGGTCGAACGTTACGGACTCGCTGCGGGAGATGCACCGCCAGGTCGGCGACCTCGCCGTCGACGACACCGGACTCGCGACCGAGGGACTGCTCGTCCGTCACCTGGTCATGCCCAACCACGTCGAGAGCGCGAAGCGGGTGCTCGAGTTCGTCTCCGAGGAGATCTCGAGGGGGACGTTCGTCGACGTGATGGCCCAGTACCGGCCCTACTACAAGGCCACGGAGGAGGAGTTCTACGCGGAGATCGACCGCCCGATCACCGAGGCCGAGTATCGAGAGGTCGTCGACCACGCGCGCGAGGTCGGCCTCGAGAACCTCTATCTGGATCGGTCGATGTTAGAGCGCGGTGGCTCGTTCGGCCTGTTTTGAGCACTCCGTACGATCGTCCGCACGACGACCTCAACGACGGGTTCGGGGGGATTCTATCCGCGCCTTTCGAACCCGTGATACATCAAATTAGGGGAAGTATCCAGGAGGTTAGAATGGGGGCGTGATCTTACACCCTTCATCGCCGAGTCGTAGTTGAGGGAACCATGGCACTCATCGAGTGGGACGAGAGGCGGTACAGTACCGAGATCGATCGGTTCGACGAGCAACATCAGAACCTGTTCGAAATACTCAACGAGTTACACCAGGCGATGGAGGAGGGTCACGCCGAGGAGAAACTCGGAGACACCCTGCGGGAACTCGAGGAGTACACGGAGTACCACTTCAACGACGAGGAGGAGTTCATGAACGACTGCGGCTACGCACAGGACTGTGCGAACTGCTTCCACAACCACCAGGAGATGCACGACGAGTTCGCACAGAAGGTGACCGAACTCCGCAAGAAACA of the Halobiforma lacisalsi AJ5 genome contains:
- a CDS encoding zinc-dependent alcohol dehydrogenase family protein, which produces MRAAVLEDHGEPLAIREVDYPEPGPDQVVVETEACGVCRSDWHAWRGDWSWIGAAVQEGQILGHEPAGVVAEVGENVETLRAGDRVTVPFHLGDGTCPHCREGRANNCDAVVPLGLTGSAPGAFAEAFPVRRADFNCVKLPDDVGFAEMAGLGCRFMTAYHGLADRADLRPGDWVAVHGCGGVGLSAIHVADALGAHPIAVDVREEKLERARDLGAVETVDASAVENPASEVTAIADGGADVAIDALGIAETCRNSIASLGTRGRHVQIGLTTGEEEGEIELPVDVMTMQEIDFRGSFGMPLTRYEELFDLIEQGTLEPDAIVGDRLSLEDVPETLAAMDDYGTVGIPVVTDF
- a CDS encoding radical SAM protein, coding for MSTGKPATTPNYRDLEDDEFRERIADLRSRYADCDLCAYDCRVDRTAGDVGTCQVDDTAYVSTYFPHFGEEEPLKGHNGSGTIFLANCNMKCVFCQNFETSHEAEGDPATAEEIAEMALELEARGCHNVNFVSPTHHSPHLVEAVKIARDRGLEVPIVWNCGGYERVEILERLEGVIDIYMPDVKWGDDAAAAKYSKAPGYWSNVTDSLREMHRQVGDLAVDDTGLATEGLLVRHLVMPNHVESAKRVLEFVSEEISRGTFVDVMAQYRPYYKATEEEFYAEIDRPITEAEYREVVDHAREVGLENLYLDRSMLERGGSFGLF
- a CDS encoding bacteriohemerythrin, translated to MALIEWDERRYSTEIDRFDEQHQNLFEILNELHQAMEEGHAEEKLGDTLRELEEYTEYHFNDEEEFMNDCGYAQDCANCFHNHQEMHDEFAQKVTELRKKHENGEYITMEVLEFARDWLDSHIAGEDQDQSYGEYYAQEVDN